The Clupea harengus unplaced genomic scaffold, Ch_v2.0.2, whole genome shotgun sequence genome window below encodes:
- the nktr gene encoding NK-tumor recognition protein isoform X3, whose translation MLFQSHLNLYIYLSENHFCLELTLLVNVWVNVRRVERKKNEGSDAFSVCVFTGEKGTSKTTGKKLCFKGSTFHRIVKNFMVQGGDFTEGNGRGGESIYGGYFEDENFILKHDRAFLLSMANRGKNTNGSQFFITTKMAAHLDEVHVVFGLVISGFEVIRNIEGLKTDSASRPYADVRVIDCGQLFTKSANDVLRRKRRRGAMDSADSSRSSSESPSSYSSEESEAESRGKYRHHKRKKASRSKRSKKRRRRGSKRREKGESETIPSDRRSPAEEQEEKEDRDQAQNVRREKPVVRPEEIPPVPENRFLLRKDVPAQEENPNITEQENPVVPTDHLKPAVTKSGRKIKGRGTMRYHTPPGVKSGSESAEERGSSETPPHWKEEMQRTKTYHPPSVEKWSKGDRWDDRSDSPWSKSKSRSRSKELSPDHGSVHSSPHHHRKDRKKSKRRKKNKKHKHSKRHKSSKPRPKGSPLSEGEGSHSSGRKSKLSSHAERRSRSLLSSRQSLRKEWSGSERKGRLSVSSRDSRSYSRSKSRSYSRSYSRSHRKFRSSSRSRSWTRSRSRSLSGTRSRSRSRSLSRSRSRTRSRSRSSSRSRYRGRSLSRSRRRRVSRSPRKAKLNDRIKPKTVPLQAAVQSIEPKAPPPSAPENVPALPLSDSPPPSRWKPGQKPWKPSYVRVQEIKDKTTPPSTAQTGQFKNLALQKQLMSRSQTPPQKGSGVAHEMRGRRMTRSRSLRRHSRSASSSSRSCSRSYSRSRSRGRSRSTIRSSGRYDSRSSSYSRSDSYDSPRRESTRRRSSERGRKHHRSSLKMSHKDAKHTMPSGGQECMAVSYGEDGTNIHKASVYRQNGSKGQKDVIAATLYSSGMAHNPKPLLGEESKSKSTWEGSFDVPQNNLIPVINAAHSSGGWDSDSDSNKPVLKQTIPDVKHVSEKEEGEATTESDGDYHISPAEKPRKPLQEVPRPLTPPALQKCSVEDHTEDRPEVEKHKSKKAKRKHKHKRRSSAKSGSHRSKTKTKRSKKKHQKLKETFHWQPPLEFGEEVEEDESVIQGKKAEQSAMKDAHKRSTVSHLKTKVLGNKDPVERGHSSVQDNSSVVATPLSVKDENDLMKREKSKPSNHRSPAQHHVHDINDGKNVNSVDYSKSDQQEEPQDDQMEICTPDHQNVPEIITEPTGHIVVEMRQKLTKSISPLKNPVEREHVNKPASTVQHHQEQNEEIPKVPRNPVADQMIDPRWKPLKGITALQAANVMSTVLKTHKSSGHSEDKTPGLRMEIKSKNRVRPGSLFDEVRKTARLNQRPRNQDSSSEEGSSSMGDDMPGSGSRSPSKSRSVSRERSKSRGRSRSYTRSRSRSRSSSYSSRSYSRSRSRRRYSRGHSRSRSSTYRSSRTHSRTYSRSHSRSHSYTRRRRSRSDSYDSYSSRSRSRSTSRRQRRGRSDSSDRPSRSYRSYSRSSSRHRSHSHSSRYS comes from the exons ATGTTGTTTCAGAGTCATttgaatttatatatatatctatctgaGAACCATTTCTGTCTGGAGTTGACCCTTTTGGTAAATGTTTGGGTAAATGTGAGACgggttgagagaaaaaaaaatgaaggctCTGatgcattttctgtgtgtgtttttacaggtgAAAAGGGAACCAGCAAAACAACAGGGAAAAAACTATGCTTTAAAGGTTCCACTTTCCACCGCATAGTAAAGAACTTCATGGTCCAGGGTGGAGACTTCACTGAGG GCAATGGAAGAGGCGGAGAGTCTATATATGGTGGCTATTTTGAAG ACGAGAACTTTATTCTCAAACACGACCGGGCCTTCCTCTTGTCCATGGCCAACAGGGGCAAGAACACCAACGGCTCCCAGTTCTTCAT CACTACAAAGATGGCGGCACACCTGGATGA GGTCCACGTGGTCTTTGGGCTGGTGATCTCTGGCTTTGAGGTGATCAGGAACATAGAGGGCCTGAAGACGGACTCTGCCAGCAGACCTTACGCTGACGTCAGAGTGATTGACTGTGGACAGCTGTTCACCAAATCCGCAAATGACG TTCTCAgacggaagaggaggagaggagcaatgGACTCTGCCGACTCCTCTCGCAGCTCCTCCGAGTCTCCCTCTAGCTACTCCTCCGAGGAGTCGGAGGCCGAGTCCAGAGGAAAGTATCGACACCACAAGAGGAAGAAGGCCTCCAGGAGCAAACGCtcaaagaagagaaggaggagagggtcaaagagaagagagaaaggcgAAAGTGAAACCATACCCTCAGATCGAAGGAG TCCTGCTGAAGAgcaagaggaaaaggaggataGGGACCAGGCGCAGAACGTGCGCCGGGAGAAGCCGGTGGTTCGTCCAGAGGAGATCCCACCGGTGCCAGAGAACCGGTTCCTGCTGCGAAAGGATGTGCCTGCACAGGAGGAGAACCCAAACAT TACTGAGCAAGAGAACCCTGTGGTTCCCACTGACCATCTTAAACCAGCTGTAACCAAATCTGGACGAAAAATCAAAGGCCGTGGAACAATG AGGTACCACACCCCCCCTGGTGTTAAGTCTGGCTCTGAGTCAGCAGAGGAGCGGGGCAGCAGTGAGACCCCCCCACACTGGAAAGAGGAGATGCAGAGGACGAAGACCTACCATCCCCCCAGTGTGGAGAAATGGAGTAAAGGAGACAG ATGGGACGACCGAAGTGATAGTCCCTGGTCCAAGTCCAAGTCCAGGTCCAGATCAAAAGAGCTGTCGCCAGACCATGGATCTGTCCACTCAAGCCCACACCACCACAGAAAGGACCGGAAAAAGTCCAAGCGCAGGAAAAAGAATAAGAAACACAAGCACTCGAAGAGACACAAGAGCTCAAAGCCCAGGCCCAAGGGGTCCCCATTGTCTGAAGGAGAAGGCTCCCATTCTTCGGGGAGAAAGTCAAAGCTGTCAAGCCATGCAGAAAGGAGGTCTCGCTCTTTGTTATCTTCGAGACAGTCCCTCAGAAAGGAATGGTCTGGATCTGAGAGGAAAGGTCGGTTGTCTGTTTCCTCTCGGGATTCCAGGTCTTATTCCCGCTCCAAGAGCAGGTCCTATTCCCGCAGCTACTCTAGATCACACAGGAAGTTCAGATCATCTTCAAGGTCAAGAAGCTGGACGCGTTCCAGAAGCCGATCTCTGTCCGGGACCAGATCGAGGTCAAGGTCACGTTCTCTGTCAAGGTCTAGGAGCAGGACTAGGTCTAGATCCAGGTCTTCATCCAGATCCAGGTATAGGGGAAGGTCCCTGTCGAGGTCAAGAAGACGGCGTGTATCCAGATCTCCTCGGAAAGCAAAACTGAATGACCGCATCAAACCCAAGACTGTTCCACTGCAGGCAGCTGTTCAAAGCATAGAACCCAAAGCTCCACCCCCATCAGCACCTGAGAATGTACCTGCGCTCCCTCTCAGTGACAGCCCCCCTCCGTCTCGATGGAAACCAGGTCAGAAGCCATGGAAACCATCGTATGTTCGTGTTCAGGAGATCAAAGATAAGACCACTCCTCCCTCCACTGCTCAAACCGGTCAATTTAAGAACTTGGCCTTACAGAAGCAGCTCATGTCCCGTAGTCAGACTCCGCCTCAAAAGGGAAGCGGTGTGGCCCACGAGATGCGGGGACGGCGGATGACCAGGAGCAGGAGTCTTCGCAGGCACTCCCGTAGCGCTTCCTCCAGCAGCCGATCTTGCAGCAGGTCGTACAGCAGATCGCGAAGCAGGGGCCGCTCGAGATCAACGATTCGCTCTTCAGGCCGGTATGACAGTCGGTCCTCGTCCTACAGCAGATCCGACTCGTATGACTCGCCCAGGAGAGAAAGCACAAGGAGAAGATCCTCTGAGCGAGGGAGAAAACACCATCGCAGTTCTCTAAAGATGAGCCACAAGGACGCAAAGCACACAATGCCTAGTGGAGGCCAAGAGTGTATGGCTGTGTCATATGGAGAGGACGGTACTAACATCCACAAAGCTTCGGTTTACAGACAGAATGGGTCCAAAGGACAAAAAGATGTGATTGCTGCAACGCTCTACAGCAGTGGTATGGCCCACAATCCAAAGCCGTTGCTAGGAGAGGAATCCAAAAGCAAGTCTACTTGGGAAGGTTCTTTTGATGTTCCTCAAAATAATCTGATTCCTGTCATCAATGCTGCACATTCGTCGGGTGGCTGGGACTCTGATAGTGATTCAAACAAGCCAGTGCTGAAACAAACCATTCCTGATGTGAAACACGTGTCGGAAAAAGAGGAAGGTGAGGCCACGACTGAATCTGATGGGGACTACCACATATCGCCTGCTGAGAAACCTCGAAAACCACTTCAAGAAGTGCCACGTCCTTTAACTCCCCCTGCTTTGCAAAAGTGTTCCGTTGAGGACCACACTGAGGACCGTCCTGAGGTAGAGAAGCATAAGTCCAAGAAAGCAAAGcgaaaacacaagcacaagaggAGGAGCTCTGCCAAGTCGGGGAGTCATCGTTCgaaaaccaaaacaaagagGTCAAAGAAGAAACACCAGAAACTGAAAGAGACTTTCCACTGGCAGCCTCCGCTGGAGTTTGgggaggaggtagaggaagatgAATCTGTCATTCAAGGAAAGAAAGCTGAACAGAGTGCTATGAAAGACGCTCACAAAAGAAGCACCGTCTCACATCTCAAAACCAAGGTTTTGGGAAATAAGGATCCAGTGGAAAGAGGCCACTCTTCAGTTCAAGACAATTCCTCAGTGGTTGCGACACCTTTATCAGTTAAAGATGAGAATGATTTGATGAAAAGGGAAAAGTCAAAGCCAAGTAACCATAGAAGTCCAGCACAACACCATGTCCATGATATCAATGATGGCAAGAATGTAAACAGTGTGGATTATTCAAAGAGTGACCAACAGGAAGAACCCCAAGATGATCAAATGGAGATTTGCACCCCAGATCATCAAAATGTTCCAGAGATCATCACAGAGCCAACAGGGCATATAGTTGTCGAAATGAGACAGAAGCTGACCAAAAGCATATCGCCTTTAAAAAACCCTGTAGAAAGGGAGCATGTGAATAAACCTGCCTCAACAGTGCAgcatcatcaagaacaaaacgaggAAATCCCCAAAGTACCAAGAAACCCAGTAGCAGACCAGATGATTGATCCCAGGTGGAAACCTTTGAAAGGAATCACTGCCCTACAAGCTGCAAATGTGATGTCTACTGTTCTGAAAACCCACAAATCCTCAGGGCACTCAGAAGATAAAACCCCCGGTCTCAGGATGGAGATCAAGAGCAAGAACCGAGTCCGACCAGGGTCCCTCTTCGACGAGGTCCGAAAGACGGCTCGTCTGAACCAGAGGCCCAGGAACCAGGACAGCTCCAGTGAGGAGGGATCCTCGTCCATGGGTGATGACATGCCAGGGTCTGGCAGCAGGTCCCCTTCTAAATCCCGCTCTGTCTCAAGGGAGCGGTCCAAGTCCCGGGGGCGCTCTCGCTCCTACACTCGCTCACGAAGCAGATCCAGGAGCTCAAGCTATTCCTCCAG GAGCTACAGCAGAAGTCGTAGCAGAAGGCGATACAGCAGGGGACATTCACGATCCAGGAGCAGCACTTACAGGAGCTCTCGCACTCACAG CCGAACTTACAGTAGGAGTCATTCCAGAAGCCACTCATACACTCGACGCAGAAGGTCCAG GTCTGACTCTTATGACAGCTACTCCAGCCGCAGTAGGAGTCGCAGCACAAGCAGAAGACAGCGACGTGGAAGGAGTGACAGTTCAGATCGGCCTTCTAG GTCGTATCGTTCGTACAGTAGGAGCTCCTCCAGACACAGaagtcacagtcacagcagcCGGTACAGCTGA
- the nktr gene encoding NK-tumor recognition protein isoform X1 has protein sequence MLFQSHLNLYIYLSENHFCLELTLLVNVWVNVRRVERKKNEGSDAFSVCVFTGEKGTSKTTGKKLCFKGSTFHRIVKNFMVQGGDFTEGNGRGGESIYGGYFEDENFILKHDRAFLLSMANRGKNTNGSQFFITTKMAAHLDEVHVVFGLVISGFEVIRNIEGLKTDSASRPYADVRVIDCGQLFTKSANDVLRRKRRRGAMDSADSSRSSSESPSSYSSEESEAESRGKYRHHKRKKASRSKRSKKRRRRGSKRREKGESETIPSDRRSPAEEQEEKEDRDQAQNVRREKPVVRPEEIPPVPENRFLLRKDVPAQEENPNMSVPDSHSPRENLSTEQENPVVPTDHLKPAVTKSGRKIKGRGTMRYHTPPGVKSGSESAEERGSSETPPHWKEEMQRTKTYHPPSVEKWSKGDRWDDRSDSPWSKSKSRSRSKELSPDHGSVHSSPHHHRKDRKKSKRRKKNKKHKHSKRHKSSKPRPKGSPLSEGEGSHSSGRKSKLSSHAERRSRSLLSSRQSLRKEWSGSERKGRLSVSSRDSRSYSRSKSRSYSRSYSRSHRKFRSSSRSRSWTRSRSRSLSGTRSRSRSRSLSRSRSRTRSRSRSSSRSRYRGRSLSRSRRRRVSRSPRKAKLNDRIKPKTVPLQAAVQSIEPKAPPPSAPENVPALPLSDSPPPSRWKPGQKPWKPSYVRVQEIKDKTTPPSTAQTGQFKNLALQKQLMSRSQTPPQKGSGVAHEMRGRRMTRSRSLRRHSRSASSSSRSCSRSYSRSRSRGRSRSTIRSSGRYDSRSSSYSRSDSYDSPRRESTRRRSSERGRKHHRSSLKMSHKDAKHTMPSGGQECMAVSYGEDGTNIHKASVYRQNGSKGQKDVIAATLYSSGMAHNPKPLLGEESKSKSTWEGSFDVPQNNLIPVINAAHSSGGWDSDSDSNKPVLKQTIPDVKHVSEKEEGEATTESDGDYHISPAEKPRKPLQEVPRPLTPPALQKCSVEDHTEDRPEVEKHKSKKAKRKHKHKRRSSAKSGSHRSKTKTKRSKKKHQKLKETFHWQPPLEFGEEVEEDESVIQGKKAEQSAMKDAHKRSTVSHLKTKVLGNKDPVERGHSSVQDNSSVVATPLSVKDENDLMKREKSKPSNHRSPAQHHVHDINDGKNVNSVDYSKSDQQEEPQDDQMEICTPDHQNVPEIITEPTGHIVVEMRQKLTKSISPLKNPVEREHVNKPASTVQHHQEQNEEIPKVPRNPVADQMIDPRWKPLKGITALQAANVMSTVLKTHKSSGHSEDKTPGLRMEIKSKNRVRPGSLFDEVRKTARLNQRPRNQDSSSEEGSSSMGDDMPGSGSRSPSKSRSVSRERSKSRGRSRSYTRSRSRSRSSSYSSRSYSRSRSRRRYSRGHSRSRSSTYRSSRTHSRTYSRSHSRSHSYTRRRRSRSDSYDSYSSRSRSRSTSRRQRRGRSDSSDRPSRSYRSYSRSSSRHRSHSHSSRYS, from the exons ATGTTGTTTCAGAGTCATttgaatttatatatatatctatctgaGAACCATTTCTGTCTGGAGTTGACCCTTTTGGTAAATGTTTGGGTAAATGTGAGACgggttgagagaaaaaaaaatgaaggctCTGatgcattttctgtgtgtgtttttacaggtgAAAAGGGAACCAGCAAAACAACAGGGAAAAAACTATGCTTTAAAGGTTCCACTTTCCACCGCATAGTAAAGAACTTCATGGTCCAGGGTGGAGACTTCACTGAGG GCAATGGAAGAGGCGGAGAGTCTATATATGGTGGCTATTTTGAAG ACGAGAACTTTATTCTCAAACACGACCGGGCCTTCCTCTTGTCCATGGCCAACAGGGGCAAGAACACCAACGGCTCCCAGTTCTTCAT CACTACAAAGATGGCGGCACACCTGGATGA GGTCCACGTGGTCTTTGGGCTGGTGATCTCTGGCTTTGAGGTGATCAGGAACATAGAGGGCCTGAAGACGGACTCTGCCAGCAGACCTTACGCTGACGTCAGAGTGATTGACTGTGGACAGCTGTTCACCAAATCCGCAAATGACG TTCTCAgacggaagaggaggagaggagcaatgGACTCTGCCGACTCCTCTCGCAGCTCCTCCGAGTCTCCCTCTAGCTACTCCTCCGAGGAGTCGGAGGCCGAGTCCAGAGGAAAGTATCGACACCACAAGAGGAAGAAGGCCTCCAGGAGCAAACGCtcaaagaagagaaggaggagagggtcaaagagaagagagaaaggcgAAAGTGAAACCATACCCTCAGATCGAAGGAG TCCTGCTGAAGAgcaagaggaaaaggaggataGGGACCAGGCGCAGAACGTGCGCCGGGAGAAGCCGGTGGTTCGTCCAGAGGAGATCCCACCGGTGCCAGAGAACCGGTTCCTGCTGCGAAAGGATGTGCCTGCACAGGAGGAGAACCCAAACATGTCAGTTCCCGACTCGCACTCACCCAGGGAGAACCTAAG TACTGAGCAAGAGAACCCTGTGGTTCCCACTGACCATCTTAAACCAGCTGTAACCAAATCTGGACGAAAAATCAAAGGCCGTGGAACAATG AGGTACCACACCCCCCCTGGTGTTAAGTCTGGCTCTGAGTCAGCAGAGGAGCGGGGCAGCAGTGAGACCCCCCCACACTGGAAAGAGGAGATGCAGAGGACGAAGACCTACCATCCCCCCAGTGTGGAGAAATGGAGTAAAGGAGACAG ATGGGACGACCGAAGTGATAGTCCCTGGTCCAAGTCCAAGTCCAGGTCCAGATCAAAAGAGCTGTCGCCAGACCATGGATCTGTCCACTCAAGCCCACACCACCACAGAAAGGACCGGAAAAAGTCCAAGCGCAGGAAAAAGAATAAGAAACACAAGCACTCGAAGAGACACAAGAGCTCAAAGCCCAGGCCCAAGGGGTCCCCATTGTCTGAAGGAGAAGGCTCCCATTCTTCGGGGAGAAAGTCAAAGCTGTCAAGCCATGCAGAAAGGAGGTCTCGCTCTTTGTTATCTTCGAGACAGTCCCTCAGAAAGGAATGGTCTGGATCTGAGAGGAAAGGTCGGTTGTCTGTTTCCTCTCGGGATTCCAGGTCTTATTCCCGCTCCAAGAGCAGGTCCTATTCCCGCAGCTACTCTAGATCACACAGGAAGTTCAGATCATCTTCAAGGTCAAGAAGCTGGACGCGTTCCAGAAGCCGATCTCTGTCCGGGACCAGATCGAGGTCAAGGTCACGTTCTCTGTCAAGGTCTAGGAGCAGGACTAGGTCTAGATCCAGGTCTTCATCCAGATCCAGGTATAGGGGAAGGTCCCTGTCGAGGTCAAGAAGACGGCGTGTATCCAGATCTCCTCGGAAAGCAAAACTGAATGACCGCATCAAACCCAAGACTGTTCCACTGCAGGCAGCTGTTCAAAGCATAGAACCCAAAGCTCCACCCCCATCAGCACCTGAGAATGTACCTGCGCTCCCTCTCAGTGACAGCCCCCCTCCGTCTCGATGGAAACCAGGTCAGAAGCCATGGAAACCATCGTATGTTCGTGTTCAGGAGATCAAAGATAAGACCACTCCTCCCTCCACTGCTCAAACCGGTCAATTTAAGAACTTGGCCTTACAGAAGCAGCTCATGTCCCGTAGTCAGACTCCGCCTCAAAAGGGAAGCGGTGTGGCCCACGAGATGCGGGGACGGCGGATGACCAGGAGCAGGAGTCTTCGCAGGCACTCCCGTAGCGCTTCCTCCAGCAGCCGATCTTGCAGCAGGTCGTACAGCAGATCGCGAAGCAGGGGCCGCTCGAGATCAACGATTCGCTCTTCAGGCCGGTATGACAGTCGGTCCTCGTCCTACAGCAGATCCGACTCGTATGACTCGCCCAGGAGAGAAAGCACAAGGAGAAGATCCTCTGAGCGAGGGAGAAAACACCATCGCAGTTCTCTAAAGATGAGCCACAAGGACGCAAAGCACACAATGCCTAGTGGAGGCCAAGAGTGTATGGCTGTGTCATATGGAGAGGACGGTACTAACATCCACAAAGCTTCGGTTTACAGACAGAATGGGTCCAAAGGACAAAAAGATGTGATTGCTGCAACGCTCTACAGCAGTGGTATGGCCCACAATCCAAAGCCGTTGCTAGGAGAGGAATCCAAAAGCAAGTCTACTTGGGAAGGTTCTTTTGATGTTCCTCAAAATAATCTGATTCCTGTCATCAATGCTGCACATTCGTCGGGTGGCTGGGACTCTGATAGTGATTCAAACAAGCCAGTGCTGAAACAAACCATTCCTGATGTGAAACACGTGTCGGAAAAAGAGGAAGGTGAGGCCACGACTGAATCTGATGGGGACTACCACATATCGCCTGCTGAGAAACCTCGAAAACCACTTCAAGAAGTGCCACGTCCTTTAACTCCCCCTGCTTTGCAAAAGTGTTCCGTTGAGGACCACACTGAGGACCGTCCTGAGGTAGAGAAGCATAAGTCCAAGAAAGCAAAGcgaaaacacaagcacaagaggAGGAGCTCTGCCAAGTCGGGGAGTCATCGTTCgaaaaccaaaacaaagagGTCAAAGAAGAAACACCAGAAACTGAAAGAGACTTTCCACTGGCAGCCTCCGCTGGAGTTTGgggaggaggtagaggaagatgAATCTGTCATTCAAGGAAAGAAAGCTGAACAGAGTGCTATGAAAGACGCTCACAAAAGAAGCACCGTCTCACATCTCAAAACCAAGGTTTTGGGAAATAAGGATCCAGTGGAAAGAGGCCACTCTTCAGTTCAAGACAATTCCTCAGTGGTTGCGACACCTTTATCAGTTAAAGATGAGAATGATTTGATGAAAAGGGAAAAGTCAAAGCCAAGTAACCATAGAAGTCCAGCACAACACCATGTCCATGATATCAATGATGGCAAGAATGTAAACAGTGTGGATTATTCAAAGAGTGACCAACAGGAAGAACCCCAAGATGATCAAATGGAGATTTGCACCCCAGATCATCAAAATGTTCCAGAGATCATCACAGAGCCAACAGGGCATATAGTTGTCGAAATGAGACAGAAGCTGACCAAAAGCATATCGCCTTTAAAAAACCCTGTAGAAAGGGAGCATGTGAATAAACCTGCCTCAACAGTGCAgcatcatcaagaacaaaacgaggAAATCCCCAAAGTACCAAGAAACCCAGTAGCAGACCAGATGATTGATCCCAGGTGGAAACCTTTGAAAGGAATCACTGCCCTACAAGCTGCAAATGTGATGTCTACTGTTCTGAAAACCCACAAATCCTCAGGGCACTCAGAAGATAAAACCCCCGGTCTCAGGATGGAGATCAAGAGCAAGAACCGAGTCCGACCAGGGTCCCTCTTCGACGAGGTCCGAAAGACGGCTCGTCTGAACCAGAGGCCCAGGAACCAGGACAGCTCCAGTGAGGAGGGATCCTCGTCCATGGGTGATGACATGCCAGGGTCTGGCAGCAGGTCCCCTTCTAAATCCCGCTCTGTCTCAAGGGAGCGGTCCAAGTCCCGGGGGCGCTCTCGCTCCTACACTCGCTCACGAAGCAGATCCAGGAGCTCAAGCTATTCCTCCAG GAGCTACAGCAGAAGTCGTAGCAGAAGGCGATACAGCAGGGGACATTCACGATCCAGGAGCAGCACTTACAGGAGCTCTCGCACTCACAG CCGAACTTACAGTAGGAGTCATTCCAGAAGCCACTCATACACTCGACGCAGAAGGTCCAG GTCTGACTCTTATGACAGCTACTCCAGCCGCAGTAGGAGTCGCAGCACAAGCAGAAGACAGCGACGTGGAAGGAGTGACAGTTCAGATCGGCCTTCTAG GTCGTATCGTTCGTACAGTAGGAGCTCCTCCAGACACAGaagtcacagtcacagcagcCGGTACAGCTGA